One region of Epilithonimonas zeae genomic DNA includes:
- a CDS encoding RNA-binding S4 domain-containing protein, which yields MRIDKFLWSVRFYKTRTLAADEIKKNRVSIGENAVKSSKEVKNGDIIKIRKNQIDYKIKVIDIPKSRVGAKLVSIYVIDMTEKDQYEILAMRKSSKDYYRQKGIGRPTKKDRRDMDDYSAGDSTEDMDNDDWDVFFNENKDDED from the coding sequence TAAATTTTTATGGAGTGTGAGATTTTACAAAACTAGAACTCTTGCGGCAGATGAAATAAAAAAGAATAGAGTAAGTATTGGAGAAAATGCTGTGAAATCTTCCAAAGAAGTGAAAAATGGAGATATTATAAAAATCAGAAAAAATCAAATCGATTATAAAATCAAAGTTATAGATATACCGAAAAGCAGAGTAGGAGCCAAATTAGTTTCTATCTATGTAATTGATATGACGGAGAAAGACCAATATGAAATTCTCGCTATGAGAAAATCCTCAAAAGATTATTACAGACAAAAAGGCATCGGGCGACCTACCAAAAAGGACAGAAGAGATATGGATGATTATTCAGCGGGCGATTCTACCGAAGATATGGATAATGATGATTGGGATGTATTTTTCAATGAGAATAAAGACGATGAAGATTAA